GTAGGTGCGTAATATGAGCGCCATTCTCTGCTTTGCAGGAAGTCCCTCTAACGCTTTTTCAACACGGATTCTTTCTGATCTATTGTCAATTATTTCTTCGGGAGTGGGGCCTGATTCTTTTAATTCTCTTGGAACATCTCCATCAGTCTTTTGAACCGGCTCGTCAATAGAATATGTCAAAGGCGACCTGGCCTCTTTCCGTTTATAATCAATACACAGATTCGCCGCGATGCGGTAAAGGTAAGTGCTCAACTTGGCTGTGGGCTGATACTTCTCTCTTTTCTTCCAAAGCCTGAAAAAAACTTCCTGGGTAATATCCTCGGCTTCTTCCCTGTTTCTTACATACGAATAAATAAAATTCATAAGGCCGGCCGCGTATCTGTCCATAATCTCTTCGAAAATATCAGCGTCTCCGTTATTTATTTTTTCGGCCAGCCCGTTTTCAACGATCGCGTTATTCATAATACTGTTTGC
This DNA window, taken from Candidatus Omnitrophota bacterium, encodes the following:
- a CDS encoding RNA polymerase sigma factor, with amino-acid sequence MNNAIVENGLAEKINNGDADIFEEIMDRYAAGLMNFIYSYVRNREEAEDITQEVFFRLWKKREKYQPTAKLSTYLYRIAANLCIDYKRKEARSPLTYSIDEPVQKTDGDVPRELKESGPTPEEIIDNRSERIRVEKALEGLPAKQRMALILRTYENKNYQEIAEILKCSKPSVESLLFRARQNLKQGLNSD